The Synergistaceae bacterium genome has a window encoding:
- a CDS encoding serine/threonine-protein phosphatase produces the protein MKIMPGNHQHIGARSEQQDAFAFSDLSNASFLAHGGALAVLADGMGGHADGGEAAKIAVAEFIESYSRKGLDETIEEALKRAILDANEAVYSFSTEIGHIGDCGATLVAAVIHEGGVYWVYAGDSRLYMTDGQSLTPLTEDHTCGNDLDRAARRGRIDWEKALSYPRREALISYVGNIEIPRIGRGSLLSSGEGLPPNGFTLLLCSDGLYKTLDEEAILALYSRDPQEWSSALVERVLEEKRPFQDNVTVLCLALVSEG, from the coding sequence ATGAAGATCATGCCGGGCAACCATCAGCACATAGGCGCTAGGAGCGAGCAGCAGGATGCCTTTGCCTTCAGCGACCTCTCAAACGCCTCTTTTTTAGCGCACGGAGGGGCCTTGGCTGTGTTGGCCGACGGCATGGGCGGGCACGCGGACGGAGGAGAGGCAGCCAAAATCGCCGTCGCCGAGTTCATAGAGTCATACTCTCGGAAAGGGCTCGACGAGACGATCGAGGAGGCCCTCAAGAGGGCCATTCTGGATGCGAACGAGGCAGTCTATAGCTTTTCGACGGAAATCGGACACATCGGCGACTGCGGCGCCACCCTTGTCGCCGCTGTAATCCACGAGGGAGGCGTCTATTGGGTCTACGCGGGCGACAGCCGGCTCTACATGACCGATGGACAGAGCCTCACCCCGTTGACCGAGGATCACACGTGCGGCAACGACCTGGACAGGGCGGCGAGAAGGGGGCGCATAGATTGGGAGAAGGCGCTGAGCTACCCGAGAAGGGAGGCCTTGATCAGCTATGTCGGCAACATCGAGATACCAAGGATCGGCAGGGGGTCTCTCCTGAGCTCCGGAGAGGGGCTTCCCCCGAACGGCTTCACCCTGCTTCTCTGCTCGGACGGCCTGTACAAGACGCTTGACGAGGAGGCCATCCTCGCCCTCTATTCGCGTGATCCGCAGGAGTGGAGCAGCGCGCTTGTGGAGCGAGTCCTTGAGGAGAAGCGTCCCTTTCAGGACAATGTCACGGTCCTTTGTCTGGCCCTCGTGAGCGAGGGGTGA
- a CDS encoding FHA domain-containing protein: MHYVALAVGALLVGGGLVWGWGALFIVRHRQKRPVRKASVLVIAGNFMGQVIPIPPEGLVFGRDPARCNLVIQSPAVSRLHARLVGSVSGGVVLEDLNSTNGVYILRGAEWMRMTAPVSMAPGGRFRLGDENNEFEIHRGE, translated from the coding sequence TTGCACTATGTTGCGTTGGCGGTAGGCGCACTCCTGGTGGGAGGCGGCCTGGTTTGGGGGTGGGGGGCTCTCTTTATCGTGCGGCACCGGCAGAAGAGGCCCGTAAGAAAGGCGTCGGTCCTCGTGATCGCCGGGAATTTCATGGGACAGGTAATACCGATACCGCCGGAGGGACTGGTCTTCGGGAGGGACCCAGCTCGGTGCAACCTGGTGATTCAGTCCCCCGCCGTGTCCAGGTTGCATGCGCGGCTGGTCGGGTCCGTGAGCGGCGGCGTGGTGTTGGAGGACCTGAACTCCACGAACGGTGTATACATATTGCGGGGGGCGGAGTGGATGCGCATGACAGCTCCAGTGTCCATGGCACCCGGCGGTCGTTTTCGCCTTGGCGATGAAAACAACGAGTTCGAGATCCATCGAGGAGAGTAG
- a CDS encoding FHA domain-containing protein, with protein MGRRAGGLSRLAALIIVLLLGREAFASPSSLGIRQAWLDYPSLTVYADLLDREGAPRDLSDTEDLSASLGGVPLALSQVRRYSAVDDGLLILFAIDTSASVGGERFVELQQAVSDWIRRLGPRDRASVISFGEGVSLAQGFTAEQNALLYAVQSLSPEDERADLNLAVLRALELARTRSAGLPGRRIIVLCSDGFRVSTGSATAEEVRSALAVDPIPIYSVLFDSPERESANRKIAAQQLLNELGYDAGPVDGKLGPRTTAAIRVFQQSRGVAWDGRVSSELIGVLRTMAKNEKDSALSVIGEFSRRSGGELYRTGTSHFNQVFDTVASSLDQALVLVTELSETGPESTVKRLELSCSEGDRTLMDGVDIRLVLAPAPSTPVVPETDEPGSFVWGSVFVAVGVILLVVAGFVYVKRRGSGDRKSAAALNETAQTRLLSGAPAARVELTPFDANYTGPPLKAEIRDRLVLGRRVAPSVLVVPGDATISAKHCELQYTDGKLLVRDLDSSNGTMVNGVPIETSYPIEDGDRLTLGKTELRIRIIGVS; from the coding sequence ATGGGAAGAAGAGCAGGAGGCCTGAGCCGCCTCGCGGCCCTGATCATAGTACTGCTCCTGGGGAGAGAGGCGTTCGCTTCTCCGTCGTCCCTGGGGATAAGGCAGGCCTGGCTGGACTACCCGTCGTTGACCGTCTACGCGGACCTGCTTGACCGAGAAGGGGCCCCTCGCGATCTCTCAGACACGGAAGACCTTTCCGCCTCCCTCGGCGGGGTGCCGCTCGCCTTATCGCAGGTTCGGCGATACTCCGCCGTGGACGACGGCTTGCTGATTCTGTTTGCGATAGACACGTCCGCATCGGTCGGAGGCGAGCGGTTCGTCGAGCTTCAACAGGCCGTTTCGGATTGGATCCGCAGGCTGGGTCCTCGTGATCGCGCCTCTGTCATCTCTTTCGGGGAGGGGGTTTCCTTGGCGCAGGGCTTCACCGCCGAGCAGAACGCGCTTTTATATGCAGTGCAGTCCCTCTCCCCGGAGGACGAACGCGCCGATCTGAACCTGGCGGTTCTTCGTGCCCTCGAGCTGGCGAGGACCAGGAGCGCGGGACTGCCTGGCCGGAGGATCATCGTGCTGTGCAGCGACGGCTTCAGGGTGTCGACCGGAAGCGCCACGGCCGAGGAGGTCCGTTCCGCGCTGGCGGTGGATCCGATCCCCATCTACTCCGTCCTGTTTGACTCGCCCGAGAGGGAGAGCGCGAACAGGAAAATAGCGGCGCAGCAGCTCTTGAACGAACTCGGCTACGACGCTGGGCCGGTCGACGGAAAGTTGGGACCGCGCACGACGGCCGCCATCAGGGTCTTTCAGCAGAGCAGGGGAGTGGCCTGGGACGGCCGAGTCTCCAGCGAGTTGATCGGAGTCCTGAGGACAATGGCCAAAAACGAGAAGGACTCTGCCCTCTCGGTAATCGGAGAGTTTTCAAGACGATCGGGAGGGGAGCTTTACCGGACCGGGACCTCCCACTTCAACCAGGTTTTCGACACTGTGGCATCCTCCCTGGACCAAGCGCTTGTCCTCGTGACCGAGCTTAGCGAGACCGGGCCGGAATCGACCGTCAAGAGGCTTGAGCTCTCATGCTCCGAGGGCGACCGTACCCTTATGGACGGCGTGGACATCAGGCTTGTCCTGGCCCCTGCGCCATCTACGCCGGTTGTGCCGGAAACCGACGAGCCCGGTTCGTTTGTTTGGGGCAGCGTTTTTGTTGCAGTGGGGGTGATCCTTCTGGTCGTAGCCGGTTTCGTATACGTAAAACGGCGAGGCTCGGGCGATAGAAAATCGGCCGCTGCATTGAACGAAACGGCACAGACCCGTCTGCTTTCGGGCGCTCCTGCGGCGAGGGTGGAGCTTACGCCGTTCGACGCCAATTACACGGGCCCGCCCCTGAAAGCCGAGATAAGGGACAGGCTGGTTCTCGGGCGGAGAGTAGCCCCCTCCGTCCTGGTCGTCCCCGGCGATGCCACGATCTCGGCCAAGCACTGCGAATTGCAGTATACCGACGGGAAGCTCTTAGTGCGCGATCTGGATTCCTCCAATGGAACGATGGTCAACGGCGTGCCAATCGAGACGAGTTACCCGATCGAGGACGGAGATCGTCTCACTCTTGGTAAGACGGAGCTGAGAATACGAATAATCGGCGTCTCGTGA
- a CDS encoding ABC transporter permease, with product MSKERKGGFFASPLARTLFSIFTGLLVGALVLLVSGYSPLKAYRVIIDGIFSKPSYMSYTVIYATPLIMTGLSVAFAFKTGLFNIGAEGQFIIGALGAALAGAFIDLPPVIHSFVAAFAGIAAAAIWGGAAGYLKARFGVNEVIATIMLNWIALYLNNFIVTLPGIKRPAATATAFVLDSARIDFLPVWKISEAGKLWRAAHPVWSDILRTPFNAGILVALLLAFLCWWLLNRTTLGYELRAVGHNVDCAEHVGIDIKRRMICSMAIAGGLAGAAGALHVLGWTRQAAELAAMEGLGFDGIAVALIGNASPIGCVPAGLLFGALKYGGSKLQFALRAPIEVVNIVIGSIVFFVAMPRMVQIAARRLQRRRLERGESHAD from the coding sequence ATGTCTAAGGAGCGAAAGGGAGGCTTTTTCGCCTCTCCCCTGGCGAGGACTCTCTTCTCCATCTTCACCGGGCTGCTGGTCGGGGCTCTGGTCCTTCTCGTCAGCGGGTATAGTCCCTTGAAGGCGTACCGTGTGATAATCGACGGCATTTTTTCAAAGCCCAGCTATATGTCCTACACCGTCATCTACGCGACGCCTTTGATAATGACGGGGCTGTCGGTGGCTTTCGCCTTCAAGACGGGTCTGTTCAACATAGGGGCCGAGGGGCAGTTCATCATAGGTGCGCTAGGCGCGGCGCTGGCGGGGGCGTTCATCGATCTCCCGCCCGTGATCCATTCGTTCGTCGCTGCTTTCGCCGGTATAGCGGCGGCGGCGATCTGGGGGGGTGCGGCGGGTTATCTGAAGGCTCGTTTCGGGGTGAACGAGGTTATCGCGACGATCATGCTGAACTGGATCGCGCTCTATCTCAACAACTTCATCGTCACCCTGCCCGGGATCAAGCGCCCCGCGGCTACGGCGACCGCCTTCGTCCTGGATTCGGCTCGAATTGATTTCCTGCCGGTCTGGAAGATCAGCGAGGCAGGGAAGCTGTGGCGAGCGGCCCACCCTGTCTGGAGCGATATCCTGCGTACCCCGTTCAACGCGGGCATCCTGGTGGCCCTGCTCCTGGCGTTTCTGTGCTGGTGGCTGCTCAACAGGACGACCCTGGGCTACGAGCTGAGGGCGGTGGGGCACAACGTGGACTGCGCGGAGCACGTCGGCATCGATATAAAGAGGCGCATGATCTGCTCGATGGCGATAGCGGGGGGGCTTGCAGGAGCAGCGGGCGCCCTTCACGTGCTGGGATGGACGCGCCAGGCGGCGGAGCTGGCGGCGATGGAGGGGCTGGGCTTCGACGGGATAGCCGTCGCCCTGATAGGCAACGCCTCGCCGATAGGCTGCGTTCCCGCCGGGCTGCTGTTCGGAGCTCTGAAGTACGGTGGGTCGAAGCTCCAATTCGCCCTCAGGGCGCCGATTGAAGTGGTGAACATAGTCATAGGGTCGATCGTATTCTTTGTGGCCATGCCCCGGATGGTCCAGATAGCGGCGCGCAGGCTGCAGAGAAGAAGGCTGGAAAGAGGCGAGTCTCATGCTGATTGA
- a CDS encoding ABC transporter permease, which translates to MLIESIAFILATTLMYSAPLIFTALGGLVSENAGVVNIGLEGMMTLGAFVGAAVGYFANDAWVGFLAAGLSGGFLALFHAVACVTFMADHIVSGIAMNFIGPGLALFLSRYFFDGATQTLSLSLDAKIPRPFNGVFEQNGFFDMVFNQYATVYIALLMVLLVWFVLYRTRIGLRIRAVGEHPKAADTLGIDVFGIKYMAVVVSGVLAGFGGAALSVAIVSRFSATLVSGQGFIALAAMIFGKWRPGGTLSACLLFSSAQGLTVFMGRADMQRLFPIPSQLLAMIPFLLTLAVLIGFVGKSTPPAADGLPYEKE; encoded by the coding sequence ATGCTGATTGAAAGCATTGCATTCATACTGGCCACCACCCTCATGTACTCCGCACCGCTGATCTTCACGGCCCTCGGGGGGCTGGTCTCGGAGAACGCCGGGGTGGTCAACATAGGACTCGAGGGTATGATGACGCTGGGCGCGTTCGTGGGAGCGGCGGTCGGCTACTTCGCCAACGACGCGTGGGTGGGCTTCCTGGCCGCCGGGCTGTCAGGCGGTTTTCTGGCGCTCTTCCACGCGGTGGCCTGTGTGACTTTCATGGCCGATCACATAGTCTCCGGGATAGCGATGAACTTCATCGGGCCCGGGCTGGCTCTCTTCCTGTCACGCTACTTCTTCGACGGCGCGACCCAGACTCTCTCGCTTTCGCTTGATGCGAAGATCCCCCGTCCTTTCAACGGGGTCTTCGAGCAGAACGGTTTTTTCGACATGGTCTTCAATCAGTACGCCACCGTCTACATAGCGCTGCTGATGGTGCTGCTCGTCTGGTTCGTCCTGTACAGGACCCGCATCGGCCTGAGGATCCGCGCGGTAGGCGAGCATCCCAAGGCGGCGGACACTCTTGGCATCGACGTGTTCGGGATCAAGTACATGGCTGTCGTTGTGTCCGGGGTTCTCGCGGGATTCGGAGGGGCGGCTCTCAGCGTGGCGATAGTCTCGCGCTTCAGCGCGACACTTGTCAGCGGGCAGGGTTTCATAGCGCTCGCGGCGATGATCTTCGGGAAGTGGAGGCCGGGCGGAACCCTGTCGGCCTGCCTGCTTTTCAGCTCCGCCCAAGGGCTGACCGTCTTCATGGGAAGGGCCGACATGCAGAGGCTCTTTCCGATACCTTCACAGCTGCTGGCGATGATACCCTTCCTGCTTACATTGGCAGTGCTGATCGGCTTTGTCGGCAAATCGACTCCTCCCGCAGCGGATGGTCTGCCGTACGAGAAGGAGTAG
- a CDS encoding FHA domain-containing protein, producing MAIKRCPNGHFYDPDVNSSCPWCALPSDEVERTRMVDIGKNRPAGAEESTIKLSRKDAPPSKSAIDEGHTVAVVKRKIGIDPVVGWFVCIKGPDRGRDYRIRSEKNSIGRADSMDVCISSDDTISRVDHAFVVYDPKKRSFRVQAGSGRGLIYLNGEEVSASEKLNAYDRLEMGRSEFLFIPLCGEEFQWEEEQEA from the coding sequence ATGGCAATTAAACGATGCCCCAACGGGCACTTCTACGATCCGGATGTAAACAGCTCCTGTCCTTGGTGCGCGCTACCGTCGGACGAGGTGGAGAGGACGCGCATGGTCGACATTGGGAAGAATCGCCCGGCCGGAGCGGAGGAATCTACGATAAAGCTGTCCCGCAAGGACGCGCCTCCCTCTAAAAGCGCGATCGACGAGGGGCATACCGTGGCCGTCGTAAAAAGAAAGATAGGCATCGACCCTGTGGTAGGCTGGTTTGTATGCATCAAGGGGCCGGACAGGGGTCGCGACTACAGGATAAGGTCGGAGAAGAATTCCATCGGCAGGGCCGACTCGATGGACGTATGCATATCGAGCGACGATACCATATCGAGGGTGGATCACGCGTTCGTGGTCTACGACCCCAAGAAGAGGTCGTTCAGGGTGCAGGCGGGCAGTGGTCGCGGGCTGATTTACCTGAACGGGGAGGAAGTGTCGGCCTCCGAGAAGCTGAACGCCTACGATCGGCTGGAGATGGGGCGAAGCGAGTTTCTGTTCATACCCCTGTGCGGGGAAGAGTTCCAATGGGAAGAAGAGCAGGAGGCCTGA